A single region of the Sorghum bicolor cultivar BTx623 chromosome 7, Sorghum_bicolor_NCBIv3, whole genome shotgun sequence genome encodes:
- the LOC8069997 gene encoding uncharacterized protein LOC8069997, translating into MFDVVCAFGSRYKAPLFNQLRGTFLAKCVKETRQFVDGFRQTWRETGCTVMADGWTDRKRRTLINFLVYCPKVDSDERPAMGYLFGAFHASREEIVKRFQRKKELVKPFLKYIDARWDRHFDKNLHAAGFWFNPNNQYDNDLREKYNFTTSRVLDVIEKYAGKDIALRSALTREIKTFRNGEGDFGRSTAKNDRRYMLADEWWQTYGCSAPNLQKLALRVLSQTCSASGCERSWSYFEHVHSKKRNKLEHQRFNDIVYVHCNLRLRQRSKSSTRNYDPISLEEIGKGMKLGF; encoded by the exons ATGTTTGATGTTGTTTGTGCATTTGGTTCTAGATACAAGGCACCACTTTTTAATCAGTTGCGTGGTACATTTCTTGCAAAATGTGTTAAAGAGACTAGGCAGTTTGTTGATGGATTTCGCCAAACTtggagggaaactggttgtacTGTTATGGCTGATGGATGGACTGATAGAAAGAGAAGGACGCTCATCAACTTCTTGGTCTACTGTCCCAAAG TGGACAGTGATGAGCGACCTGCAATGGGCTACCTATTTGGAGCATTCCATGCTTCAAGAGAGGAAATTGTGAAGAGATTTCAGAGAAAGAAGGAACTAGTGAAGCCTTTCTTGAAATACATAGATGCACGGTGGGATAGGCACTTTGATAAAAATCTTCATGCTGCTGGCTTTTGGTTCAATCCTAATAACCAATATGACAATGACCTGAGAGAGAAGTACAACTTCACTACTTCTAGAGTTCTTGATGTCATAGAGAAATATGCTGGCAAAGATATTGCCCTTAGAAGTGCTTTGACAAGAGAAATTAAGACTTTTAGAAATGGAGAAGGTGATTTTGGACGTTCAACTGCTAAAAATGATCGCCGTTACATGCTTGCTG ATGAGTGGTGGCAAACTTATGGCTGCAGTGCACCAAATTTACAGAAGCTAGCTCTGCGTGTGTTGAGCCAAACTTGTAGTGCATCTGGATGTGAGAGGAGCTGGAGCTACTTTGAGCATGTGCACTCTAAAAAGAGAAATAAACTAGAGCATCAAAGGTTTAATGATATTGTGTATGTGCATTGTAACCTAAGACTGCGTCAAAG GTCCAAATCCTCTACTAGAAATTATGACCCAATAAGTTTGGAAGAAATTGGAAagggaatgaagcttggattttAG
- the LOC8071055 gene encoding fasciclin-like arabinogalactan protein 15, protein MKTKKRKTLEPRNLPSLQSLLLFHVLPARLHAASFLSRRHHPTLAGEPLELGPAVSRAVTRPDAVVRADGVIHGVDRLLVPRSVQDAFNRRRSLASSISVALPTGAPEVDPRTHRLLKKPAPPLGAPPALPVWDAMAPGPSIAPAPAPGPGTGTHRFDGHGQVKDFIQTLLLYGGYNELADILVNLTSLATEMGRLVSEGYVLTVLAPNDEAMARLTTDQLSEPGSPESTMAPPDPAALAANARAGSRTAFPPTVTPDSAR, encoded by the coding sequence atGAAAACGAAGAAAAGGAAAACGCTTGAGCCCCGGAACCTTCCTTCCCTCCAGTCGCTGCTCCTCTTCCACGTCCTCCCCGCCCGCCTCCACGCCGCCTCCTTCCTCTCCCGACGCCACCACCCCACGCTCGCCGGCGAGCCGCTGGAGCTCGGGCCCGCCGTGTCCCGCGCCGTGACGCGGCCCGACGCGGTAGTGCGCGCGGACGGCGTCATCCACGGCGTGGACCGCCTCCTGGTCCCGCGCTCCGTCCAGGACGCCTTCAACCGCCGCCGCAGCCTCGCGTCGTCCATCTCCGTCGCGCTCCCCACGGGCGCCCCCGAGGTGGACCCGCGCACGCACCGCCTCCTCAAAAAACCCGCCCCGCCGCTGGGTGCCCCGCCGGCGCTCCCTGTCTGGGACGCGATGGCACCCGGCCCATCCatcgcgccggcgccggcgccgggtcCAGGCACCGGGACGCACCGCTTCGACGGGCACGGGCAGGTGAAGGACTTCATCCAGACCCTCCTCCTCTACGGCGGGTACAACGAGCTGGCCGACATCCTCGTGAACCTCACCTCGCTCGCCACCGAGATGGGCCGCCTCGTCTCCGAGGGCTACGTCCTCACCGTGCTGGCCCCCAACGACGAGGCCATGGCGCGGCTCACCACGGACCAGCTCAGCGAGCCGGGGTCGCCGGAGTCCACGATGGCGCCGCCGGACCCCGCGGCGTTGGCCGCGAACGCCCGCGCCGGGAGCCGCACCGCCTTCCCGCCCACTGTCACGCCCGACAGCGCCAGGTAG
- the LOC8069999 gene encoding receptor-like protein kinase HSL1 → MTVRRKPHSFHSTSPAAPLSRVSLHTTPMTPLLLLRLLCLLPLAAAAAAALPADFTALLAAKSSLSDPASALVAWDDPRLSKSPCRWPHLLCSSNRSSFSDAHPAVVASLLLSNLSLAGAFPPPLCSLGSLVHLDLSYNSLTGPLPSCLAALPSLTHLDLAGNAFSGQVPAAYGAGFPSLATLSLAGNGLSGAFPGFLFNVTALEEVLLAYNPFAPSPLPEDVSRPTRLRLLWLAGCGLVGEIPPSIGRLGSLVNLDLSTNNLTGEIPSSIRRMENAMQIELYSNRLTGSVPEGLGALKKLRFFDASMNRLSGEIPADVFLAPRLESLHLYQNQLSGRLPATLGQAPALADLRLFSNRLVGELPPEFGKNCPLEFLDLSDNQISGLIPAALCDAGKLEQLLILNNELVGPIPAELGQCRTLTRVRLPNNRLSGSVPQGLWALPHLYLLELAGNMLSGTVDPTIAMAKNLSQLLISDNRFTGALPAQIGALPALFELSAANNMFSGTLPASLAEVSTLGRLDLRNNSLSGGLPQGVRRWQKLTQLDLADNHLTGTIPPELGELPLLNSLDLSNNELTGDVPVQLENLKLSLFNLSNNRLTGILPPLFSGSMYRDSFVGNPALCRGTCPTGGQSRTARRGLVGTVVSILAAASVVLLLGVGWFCYTCHRSRHSGHAAEPGGGSRPRWVLTTFHKVGFDEDDIVSCLDEDNVVGMGAAGKVYKAVLRRGGEDVAVAVKKLWGGGGKATDGTAKDSFDVEVATLGKIRHRNIVKLWCCFHSGDCRLLVYEYMPNGSLGDLLHGGKGSLLDWAARHRVMVDAAEGLAYLHHDCAPPIVHRDVKSNNILLDAQLGAKVADFGVARVIGEGPAAVTAIAGSCGYIAPEYSYTLRVTEKSDVYSFGVVMLELVTGKKPVGAELGDKDLVRWVHGGIEKDGVESVLDPRLAGESRDDMVRALHVALLCTSSLPINRPSMRTVVKLLLEAAPQPLAIESKPPKVAEEKPLDV, encoded by the exons ATGACAGTTAGGCGGAAACCCCACTCGTTCCACTCCACATCGCCCGCCGCTCCACTCTCCAGAGTCTCCCTCCACACCACCCCCATGACtcccctgctcctcctccgcctgctCTGCCTCCtccccctcgccgccgccgccgcagccgcgctCCCCGCAGATTTCACCGCGCTGCTCGCCGCCAAGTCCTCCCTCTCTGACCCCGCGTCCGCGCTCGTCGCCTGGGACGACCCGCGACTCTCCAAGTCGCCCTGCCGCTGGCCGCACCTCCTCTGCTCCTCCAACCGCTCCTCCTTCTCCGATGCACACCCGGCCGTCGTCGCCTCGCTCCTCCTCTCCAACCTCTCCCTTGCCGGCGCGTTCCCGCCGCCGCTCTGCTCGCTGGGGTCGCTCGTCCATCTCGACCTCTCCTACAACTCCCTGACCGGGCCCTTGCCGTCCTGCCTCGCCGCGCTGCCGTCGCTCACGCACCTCGACCTCGCCGGCAACGCGTTCTCGGGCCAGGTACCAGCAGCCTACGGCGCCGGGTTCCCTTCCCTCGCCACGCTCAGCCTCGCCGGCAACGGCCTCTCCGGCGCATTCCCGGGGTTCTTGTTCAACGTCACCGCGCTCGAGGAGGTCCTCCTCGCGTACAACCCCTTCGCGCCGTCGCCGCTGCCGGAGGACGTCTCGCGCCCCACGCGGCTCCGCCTGCTGTGGCTCGCCGGGTGCGGCCTCGTCGGGGAGATCCCGCCGTCGATCGGGAGGCTCGGCAGCCTCGTCAACCTCGACCTCTCCACGAACAACCTCACCGGCGAGATCCCGTCGAGCATCCGGAGGATGGAGAACGCCATGCAGATCGAGCTCTACTCGAATCGGCTCACCGGGAGCGTGCCGGAGGGGCTGGGGGCGCTCAAGAAGCTGCGGTTCTTCGACGCCTCCATGAACCGCCTCTCCGGCGAGATACCGGCGGACGTGTTCCTCGCGCCCAGGCTGGAGAGCCTGCACCTGTACCAGAACCAACTCTCCGGCCGCTTGCCCGCGACGTTGGGGCAGGCGCCTGCGTTGGCAGACCTGAGGCTGTTCAGCAACCGTCTTGTCGGGGAGCTGCCGCCGGAGTTCGGGAAGAACTGCCCGCTCGAGTTCCTGGACCTGTCGGACAACCAGATCTCCGGCCTTATTCCAGCGGCTCTGTGCGACGCCGGGAAGCTGGAGCAGCTCTTGATACTGAACAACGAGCTGGTCGGTCCCATCCCGGCAGAGCTCGGGCAATGCCGGACACTGACGAGGGTGCGACTGCCGAACAACCGGCTGTCCGGATCCGTGCCGCAGGGCCTGTGGGCCCTGCCGCACCTGTACCTCCTGGAGCTCGCCGGGAACATGCTGTCCGGCACCGTGGACCCCACCATCGCCATGGCCAAGAACCTGTCGCAGCTGCTCATCTCCGACAACCGCTTCACTGGCGCGCTGCCGGCGCAGATTGGCGCCCTGCCTGCTCTGTTCGAGCTGTCGGCCGCGAACAACATGTTCTCCGGGACGCTGCCGGCGTCGCTAGCAGAGGTTTCTACGCTTGGCCGGCTCGATTTGAGGAACAACTCGCTGTCCGGCGGTCTGCCGCAAGGTGTTCGACGCTGGCAGAAGCTGACGCAGCTGGACCTCGCCGACAACCACCTCACTGGAACCATCCCGCCAGAGCTCGGCGAGCTGCCCTTGCTGAACTCACTTGACCTGTCGAACAACGAGCTCACCGGCGATGTGCCGGTGCAGCTGGAGAACCTCAAGCTGAGCCTGTTCAACCTATCCAACAACCGGCTCACCGGCATCTTGCCTCCTCTCTTCTCCGGCTCCATGTACAGGGACAGCTTCGTGGGCAACCCGGCGCTGTGCCGCGGCACGTGCCCGACCGGCGGCCAATCCAGAACCGCCCGTCGAGGTCTCGTGGGCACCGTCGTCTCCATCCTCGCTGCGGCCAGCGTCGTCCTGCTCCTAGGCGTCGGGTGGTTCTGCTACACGTGCCACCGGAGCCGCCACAGTGGACACGCCGCGGAgcccggcggcggcagcaggccCAGGTGGGTGCTCACGACGTTCCACAAGGTGGGGTTCGACGAGGACGACATCGTGAGCTGCCTGGACGAGGACAACGTGGTCGGCATGGGCGCGGCGGGCAAGGTGTACAAGGCCGTCCTGAGGCGCGGCGGCGAGGACGTCGCCGTCGCTGTCAAGAAGCTgtggggcggcggcggcaaggcaACGGACGGCACTGCCAAGGACAGCTTCGACGTGGAGGTGGCGACGCTGGGCAAGATCCGGCACAGGAACATCGTGAAGCTGTGGTGCTGCTTCCACAGCGGCGACTGCCGGCTGCTGGTGTACGAGTACATGCCCAACGGCAGCCTCGGCGACCTCCTCCACGGCGGCAAGGGAAGCCTCCTGGACTGGGCGGCGCGGCACCGGGTCATGGTCGACGCCGCGGAGGGCCTCGCGTACCTGCACCACGACTGCGCGCCGCCGATCGTGCACCGCGACGTCAAGTCCAACAACATCCTCCTCGACGCCCAGCTCGGCGCCAAGGTCGCCGACTTTGGCGTCGCCAGGGTCATCGGCGAAGGGCCGGCCGCCGTCACGGCCATCGCCGGCTCCTGCGGCTACATCGCTCCCG AGTACTCGTACACCCTGCGCGTGACGGAGAAGAGCGACGTGTACAGCTTCGGCGTGGTGATGCTGGAGCTGGTCACCGGCAAGAAGCCCGTCGGGGCGGAGCTCGGGGACAAGGACCTGGTGCGGTGGGTGCACGGCGGCATCGAGAAGGACGGCGTGGAGTCGGTGCTGGACCCGAGGCTCGCCGGCGAGTCCAGGGACGACATGGTGAGGGCGCTCCACGTCGCGCTTCTCTGCACGTCCAGCCTCCCGATCAACCGGCCATCCATGAGGACCGTCGTCAAGCTGCTGCTCGAGGCTGCGCCGCAGCCACTGGCCATTGAGAGCAAGCCACCCAAGGTCGCCGAGGAGAAGCCTCTTGATGTCTGA